In Massilia forsythiae, one DNA window encodes the following:
- a CDS encoding TatD family hydrolase, with protein sequence MYIDSHCHINFPELAARMPEVLARMAENKVSHALCVSVDLPDFPGVLALAEQYPHIYASVGVHPDYEDTPEPTVEQLVELADHPKIVAIGETGLDYYRLEGDLEWQRERFRTHIRASRATRKPLIIHTRAASEDTIRILREEGAGTADGGVAGVMHCFTESLEVAQAAIEMGFYISFSGIVTFKSARDLQAVARALPLERILIETDSPYLAPVPYRGKMNEPGYVAHVAEYLATLKDVPLREIADRTTANFFDLFKVPGN encoded by the coding sequence ATGTACATCGATTCCCATTGCCACATCAATTTCCCCGAGCTGGCTGCGCGCATGCCCGAGGTCCTGGCCAGGATGGCCGAGAACAAGGTCTCGCATGCGCTGTGCGTCTCGGTCGACCTGCCCGACTTCCCCGGCGTGCTCGCGCTGGCCGAGCAATATCCGCACATCTACGCATCGGTCGGCGTCCATCCGGATTACGAAGACACGCCCGAGCCGACCGTCGAGCAGCTGGTCGAGCTGGCCGATCACCCGAAGATCGTCGCCATCGGCGAGACCGGCCTGGACTACTACCGCCTGGAAGGCGACCTGGAGTGGCAGCGCGAGCGCTTCCGCACCCACATCCGCGCCTCGCGCGCGACGCGCAAGCCGCTGATCATCCACACCCGCGCCGCCAGCGAAGACACCATCCGCATCCTGCGCGAGGAAGGCGCCGGCACGGCCGACGGCGGCGTGGCCGGCGTGATGCATTGCTTTACCGAATCGCTGGAAGTGGCGCAGGCCGCGATCGAGATGGGTTTCTATATCTCGTTCTCCGGCATCGTCACCTTCAAGAGCGCCAGGGACCTGCAGGCGGTGGCCAGGGCCTTGCCGCTGGAGCGCATCCTGATCGAGACCGATTCGCCCTACCTGGCGCCGGTGCCGTACCGCGGCAAGATGAACGAGCCGGGCTACGTGGCGCACGTGGCCGAATACCTGGCCACGCTCAAGGACGTGCCGCTGCGCGAGATCGCCGACCGTACCACCGCCAATTTCTTCGACCTGTTCAAGGTGCCGGGGAACTGA
- a CDS encoding GNAT family N-acetyltransferase has protein sequence MPSYRHRLARVEDLPVIVDIYNSTIASREVTADTEPVTAASRAAWFADHTPERRPLWVIHDATDTADDPQVIGWLSYSNFYGRPAYSGTAELSIYIAEAWRGKGIGRYCLEQAMAFAPNVQVHTLLGFIFGHNAASLALFRKYGFDTWAHFPKVANLDGIERDLIILGKRVA, from the coding sequence ATGCCATCCTATCGTCACCGCCTCGCCCGCGTCGAAGACCTGCCCGTCATCGTCGACATCTACAATTCCACCATTGCCTCGCGCGAAGTCACCGCCGACACCGAACCGGTCACGGCCGCCTCGCGCGCAGCCTGGTTCGCCGACCACACGCCGGAGCGCCGCCCGCTGTGGGTAATCCACGACGCTACCGACACCGCCGACGACCCGCAAGTCATCGGCTGGCTGTCCTACTCGAATTTCTACGGCCGCCCGGCTTATTCCGGCACCGCGGAACTGTCGATCTACATCGCCGAGGCCTGGCGCGGCAAGGGCATCGGCCGCTATTGCCTGGAACAGGCGATGGCGTTCGCGCCCAACGTCCAGGTGCATACCTTGCTCGGCTTCATCTTCGGCCACAACGCCGCCAGCCTAGCGCTGTTCCGCAAGTACGGCTTCGATACCTGGGCGCATTTCCCGAAAGTGGCCAACCTGGACGGAATCGAGCGCGACCTGATCATCCTGGGCAAGCGCGTGGCTTGA
- a CDS encoding PilZ domain-containing protein: MTGTPVEPNAAQTPRPAVLSLAIKEKAALYAAYMPFLKNGGMFVPTNKPHKLGDEIYLILSLMDDPNKYPIAGKVVWITPPGAANNKAQGIGVHFPADETGQRAKLRIEEILGAALRSSRATHTL; this comes from the coding sequence ATGACCGGCACGCCCGTAGAACCGAACGCCGCGCAGACGCCGCGCCCGGCCGTGCTGTCGCTCGCCATCAAGGAAAAGGCAGCGCTGTACGCCGCCTACATGCCTTTCCTCAAGAACGGCGGCATGTTCGTGCCGACCAACAAACCGCACAAGCTCGGCGACGAGATCTACCTGATCCTGTCGCTGATGGACGATCCCAACAAATACCCGATCGCCGGCAAGGTGGTGTGGATCACGCCGCCGGGCGCCGCCAACAACAAGGCGCAGGGCATCGGCGTGCATTTCCCGGCCGACGAGACCGGGCAGCGCGCCAAGCTGCGCATCGAGGAAATCCTGGGCGCGGCGCTGCGCTCGTCGCGCGCCACCCATACGCTGTAA
- a CDS encoding DNA polymerase III subunit delta' has translation MSADAGAAIYPWQHDAWSQLQQLRARLPHAILFYGPAGSGKSGFLEAFAQSLLCENVRADGHACGACASCGWFAQGNHPDYRRVRPEALEDEAAPGEGEEAAADDKKAKSAKTASKDIKIEQVRALADFMNISTHRQGLRVVVLYPAEALNMPASNALLKTLEEPPPGTVFLLASNGLDRLLPTILSRCRKFALPLPDHAQALAWLQGQGVQDADGWLREQGGAPLAALAQAETGSRDELDALLQVLARPSVDAALRAADKLSKAPLASLVSWQQRWLYDVFSYKMSGTIRYYPRYRRELAALAGRVPTAGLMRAIKSANERRAVADHPLSAKLFVEDMLLDYTACCA, from the coding sequence ATGAGCGCGGACGCCGGCGCGGCCATCTATCCCTGGCAGCACGACGCCTGGTCGCAGCTGCAGCAACTGCGCGCGCGCCTGCCGCACGCGATCCTGTTTTACGGTCCGGCCGGCAGCGGCAAGTCCGGCTTCCTGGAAGCCTTTGCCCAGTCCCTGCTGTGCGAAAACGTGCGCGCCGACGGCCATGCCTGCGGCGCCTGCGCCTCGTGCGGCTGGTTCGCGCAAGGCAACCATCCGGATTACCGCCGCGTGCGGCCGGAAGCGCTGGAGGACGAGGCCGCGCCGGGCGAGGGCGAGGAAGCCGCCGCCGACGACAAGAAAGCCAAGTCGGCCAAGACCGCCTCGAAGGATATCAAGATCGAGCAGGTGCGCGCGCTGGCCGACTTCATGAACATCTCGACCCACCGCCAGGGCTTGCGGGTGGTGGTGCTGTATCCGGCCGAGGCGCTGAACATGCCGGCCAGTAATGCATTGCTGAAGACGCTGGAAGAGCCGCCGCCGGGCACCGTGTTCCTGCTGGCGTCCAACGGACTCGACCGGCTGCTGCCGACGATCCTGTCGCGCTGCCGCAAGTTCGCGCTGCCGCTGCCCGACCATGCGCAGGCCCTGGCCTGGCTGCAGGGGCAGGGCGTGCAGGATGCCGATGGCTGGCTGCGCGAGCAGGGCGGCGCCCCGCTGGCGGCGCTGGCCCAGGCCGAGACCGGCAGCCGCGACGAGCTGGACGCGCTGCTGCAGGTGCTGGCGCGGCCGAGCGTGGACGCCGCGCTGCGCGCCGCCGACAAGCTGAGCAAGGCGCCGCTGGCTTCGTTGGTGTCCTGGCAGCAGCGCTGGCTGTACGACGTGTTTTCGTACAAGATGTCCGGCACGATCCGCTATTATCCGCGTTACCGGCGCGAACTGGCGGCGCTGGCCGGGCGGGTGCCGACGGCCGGCCTGATGCGGGCCATCAAGTCCGCCAACGAGCGCCGCGCAGTGGCCGATCACCCGTTGTCGGCTAAACTGTTCGTCGAAGACATGTTGCTGGATTACACAGCCTGTTGCGCCTGA
- the tmk gene encoding dTMP kinase: MSAASSHPSPRPAPLPSAAARGRFITFEGIDGAGKSTHIGFVTDWLKAAGKTVVSSREPGGTALGEKLRELLLHETMDLDTEALLMFASRREHIAQVIEPGLARGDWVLSDRFTDASFAYQGGGRGMDRARLDALEQWVHPLLQPDLTLLFDVPLSVARARLDASRTLDRFEQEQADFFERCRAEYLRRASQFPERFAVIDSTRSIDEVRTALRTALEKLA; encoded by the coding sequence ATGAGCGCAGCATCCAGCCATCCGTCTCCCCGTCCCGCGCCGTTGCCATCCGCCGCGGCGCGCGGGCGTTTCATCACCTTCGAAGGCATCGACGGCGCCGGCAAGTCGACCCACATCGGCTTCGTCACCGACTGGCTGAAGGCGGCCGGCAAGACCGTGGTGTCGTCGCGCGAGCCGGGCGGCACGGCGCTGGGCGAAAAGCTGCGCGAACTGCTGCTGCACGAAACGATGGACCTGGACACCGAAGCCCTGCTGATGTTCGCCAGCCGGCGCGAGCACATCGCCCAGGTGATCGAACCCGGCCTGGCGCGCGGCGACTGGGTGCTGTCCGACCGTTTTACCGACGCCAGCTTCGCCTACCAGGGCGGCGGGCGCGGCATGGACCGCGCCAGGCTGGACGCGCTCGAGCAATGGGTGCACCCGCTGCTGCAGCCCGACCTGACCCTGCTGTTCGACGTGCCCTTGTCCGTGGCGCGCGCGCGCCTGGACGCCAGCCGCACGCTGGACCGCTTCGAGCAGGAACAGGCCGATTTCTTCGAGCGCTGCCGCGCCGAATACCTGCGCCGCGCCAGCCAGTTTCCCGAGCGCTTCGCGGTGATCGATTCGACCCGCTCGATCGACGAGGTGCGCACGGCCTTGCGCACGGCGCTGGAGAAGCTGGCATGA
- the mltG gene encoding endolytic transglycosylase MltG, with amino-acid sequence MALLKKLIVTGVIAAAAAVTGFQWWAGHPITAASAPVVPFAVASGSGVSGAAQQMVTAGVPINPYLFNILARTTGAAGQLKAGSYELKPETSPRRLLTQLVRGEFAQQSLTVIEGWTFRQMRQVVNSAPDLKHDSAKLSDAELLAKVAPSYKAAEGLFFPDTYLFAKGTSDLQVYKQAHEAMMKRLKAAWDKRDPDLPYTEPYQALVMASLVEKETGQKGERAMIAGVFINRLKTGMLLQTDPTVIYGMGDKYEGKIRKKDLETDTPYNTYTRAGLPPTPIALPGVQSLAAALAPARTDALYFVSRGDGTSQFSTSLSDHNKAVDQYQRQKAPQ; translated from the coding sequence ATGGCATTACTAAAAAAACTCATCGTCACGGGCGTGATCGCCGCGGCCGCGGCCGTCACGGGCTTCCAGTGGTGGGCCGGCCACCCGATCACCGCCGCATCGGCGCCGGTCGTCCCGTTCGCGGTCGCTTCCGGCAGCGGCGTATCCGGCGCAGCGCAGCAGATGGTCACTGCCGGCGTGCCCATCAACCCGTATTTGTTCAATATCCTGGCGCGCACCACCGGCGCGGCCGGCCAGCTCAAGGCCGGCAGCTATGAATTGAAACCGGAGACCTCGCCAAGGCGCCTGCTCACCCAGCTGGTGCGCGGCGAGTTCGCGCAGCAATCGCTGACCGTGATCGAAGGCTGGACCTTCCGCCAGATGCGCCAGGTGGTCAACAGCGCGCCCGACCTGAAGCACGACAGCGCCAAGCTGTCCGACGCCGAACTGCTGGCCAAGGTGGCGCCGTCCTACAAGGCGGCCGAAGGCCTGTTCTTCCCGGACACCTACCTGTTCGCCAAGGGCACCAGCGACCTGCAGGTCTACAAGCAGGCGCACGAGGCGATGATGAAACGCCTCAAGGCGGCCTGGGACAAACGCGATCCGGACTTGCCGTACACCGAACCCTACCAGGCGCTGGTGATGGCCTCGCTGGTGGAAAAGGAAACCGGCCAGAAGGGCGAACGCGCCATGATCGCCGGCGTCTTCATCAACCGTCTCAAGACCGGCATGCTGCTGCAGACCGACCCCACCGTCATCTACGGCATGGGCGACAAGTACGAGGGCAAGATCCGCAAGAAGGACCTGGAGACCGACACCCCGTACAACACCTACACCCGCGCCGGCCTGCCGCCGACCCCGATCGCGCTGCCGGGCGTGCAATCGCTGGCGGCGGCGCTGGCGCCGGCGAGGACCGACGCCCTGTACTTCGTCTCGCGCGGCGACGGCACCAGCCAGTTCTCGACCAGCCTGAGCGACCACAACAAGGCCGTCGACCAGTACCAACGCCAGAAGGCCCCGCAATGA
- the ygfZ gene encoding CAF17-like 4Fe-4S cluster assembly/insertion protein YgfZ translates to MTSWIEHLSTLGARFHPDDAAQVEDFGNVLDAPALAAGFVAPVTDLGLIAVSGADAAGFLHNQLTNDIEHLDGATARLAGYCTPKGRLQATFLAWRGVDGGDGADIFLQLPRAIQAPLQKRLSMFVLRAKARLRDATGEEAREAVLGLGGAGAEAVLRAQAGALPAQAYGKTEGEAGTVIRLADAFGQPRYLWLTSSERGAAALASLRATLALGGNAAWRLAAIHAGVPQIDLPTQEQFVPQMINYELIGGVNFRKGCYPGQEIVARSQYLGKLKRRMALATLDNAAARAGDEVFAADDPGQPAGMVVNAAPNGAGGADVLVEIKLAALEREVHHGAAGGTPLRFLPLPYALDALDA, encoded by the coding sequence ATGACTTCCTGGATCGAACACCTCTCCACGCTCGGCGCCCGCTTCCATCCCGACGACGCGGCGCAGGTCGAGGATTTCGGCAACGTGCTGGATGCGCCCGCGCTGGCCGCCGGCTTCGTGGCGCCGGTCACCGACCTGGGGCTGATTGCCGTGAGCGGCGCCGACGCTGCCGGCTTCCTGCACAACCAGCTGACCAACGACATCGAGCACCTGGACGGCGCCACGGCGCGCCTGGCCGGCTACTGCACCCCGAAGGGCCGCCTGCAGGCCACCTTCCTGGCCTGGCGCGGGGTGGATGGCGGCGACGGCGCCGACATCTTCCTGCAGCTGCCGCGCGCGATCCAGGCGCCGCTGCAAAAGCGCCTGTCGATGTTCGTGCTGCGGGCCAAGGCCAGGCTGCGCGACGCCACCGGGGAGGAGGCGCGCGAGGCCGTGCTCGGGCTGGGCGGCGCCGGCGCCGAAGCGGTGCTGCGCGCGCAGGCAGGGGCGCTGCCGGCGCAAGCCTACGGCAAGACCGAGGGCGAGGCCGGCACCGTGATCCGCCTGGCGGACGCGTTCGGCCAGCCGCGCTACCTGTGGCTGACATCCAGCGAGCGCGGCGCCGCCGCCCTGGCGAGCCTGCGCGCGACCCTGGCGCTGGGCGGCAACGCCGCCTGGCGCCTGGCCGCGATCCACGCCGGCGTGCCGCAGATCGATTTGCCGACCCAGGAACAGTTCGTGCCGCAGATGATCAACTACGAGCTGATCGGCGGGGTCAACTTCCGCAAGGGCTGCTATCCGGGCCAGGAAATCGTCGCCCGCAGCCAGTACCTGGGCAAGCTCAAGCGCCGCATGGCGCTGGCCACGCTGGACAACGCCGCCGCGCGCGCCGGTGACGAGGTGTTCGCCGCCGACGACCCGGGCCAGCCGGCCGGCATGGTGGTCAACGCCGCCCCGAACGGCGCCGGCGGCGCCGACGTGCTGGTGGAAATCAAGCTGGCGGCGCTGGAACGGGAAGTGCACCACGGCGCGGCCGGCGGCACGCCCCTGCGCTTTCTGCCGCTGCCGTATGCGCTCGATGCGCTCGATGCCTGA
- a CDS encoding DUF4936 family protein, with the protein MRDLMIDLYVYYKVRAHDAAALAPRVRAIQAALAARCAAAPQLKRRPELRDGLQTWMEIYAGVDAAFGAELERACAGLNCLIAGARRAEVFIDLAAADFASAALPSTDSTQCA; encoded by the coding sequence TTGCGCGACCTCATGATCGACCTGTACGTCTATTACAAGGTGCGCGCCCACGACGCCGCCGCGCTGGCGCCGCGCGTGCGCGCCATCCAGGCCGCGCTGGCCGCGCGCTGCGCCGCCGCGCCGCAACTGAAGCGCCGCCCCGAACTGCGCGACGGCTTGCAGACCTGGATGGAAATCTATGCCGGCGTCGACGCGGCCTTCGGCGCCGAGCTGGAACGCGCATGCGCCGGCCTGAACTGTTTGATCGCCGGCGCGCGCCGCGCCGAAGTCTTCATCGACCTGGCTGCGGCGGATTTCGCTTCGGCAGCCCTCCCTTCGACGGATTCGACCCAATGTGCCTGA
- a CDS encoding NRDE family protein yields the protein MCLIVFAWRVIPGVPLIACANRDEYYDRPATPAGPWPDRPDIIAGRDLQGGGSWMGVTRNGPDGPRFAALTNVRAPGDFRADAPTRGALVSDFLAGDLDAPAYLERVALDAAAYNGFNLVLGDRAGLYWFSNRAGADQRNGQALAPGIYGVSNGLLDAPWPKVLRTKASFASLLLQGAPEDAYFEMLADTTRAPDLRLPDTGVPLDLERSLSAVCIEMPGQGYGTRTSTVVRLVDGAEPELHERVLQPCAQAA from the coding sequence ATGTGCCTGATCGTTTTCGCCTGGCGCGTGATCCCCGGCGTGCCGCTGATCGCCTGCGCCAACCGCGACGAATACTACGACCGCCCGGCCACGCCCGCCGGCCCCTGGCCCGACCGTCCCGACATCATCGCCGGCCGCGACCTGCAGGGCGGCGGCAGCTGGATGGGCGTGACCAGGAACGGCCCCGACGGACCGCGCTTCGCCGCCCTCACCAACGTGCGTGCGCCCGGCGACTTCCGCGCCGACGCGCCCACGCGCGGCGCGCTGGTCAGCGATTTCCTCGCGGGCGACCTGGACGCGCCGGCCTACCTGGAGCGCGTCGCCCTGGACGCCGCCGCCTACAACGGCTTCAACCTGGTGCTGGGCGACCGCGCCGGGCTGTACTGGTTCTCGAACCGCGCCGGCGCCGACCAGCGCAACGGCCAGGCACTGGCGCCGGGCATCTACGGCGTTTCCAACGGCCTGCTGGACGCGCCCTGGCCGAAGGTGCTGCGCACCAAGGCCAGCTTCGCCAGCCTGCTGCTGCAGGGTGCGCCCGAGGATGCCTATTTCGAGATGCTGGCCGACACCACGCGCGCGCCCGACCTGCGCCTGCCGGACACCGGCGTGCCGCTCGACCTGGAACGCAGCCTGTCGGCGGTGTGCATCGAGATGCCGGGCCAGGGCTACGGCACCCGGACGTCCACCGTGGTCAGGCTGGTCGACGGCGCCGAGCCGGAACTGCACGAACGGGTGCTGCAGCCCTGCGCCCAGGCTGCCTGA
- a CDS encoding sensor domain-containing protein, with product MNISPLPLAVFVVDADGIVTSWNKACEKLAGYAAAEIRGRPLARLLEFDEADAAARDAAFTAHADFDCAAHMVCANGGLLPVRVTIAPQALDPDLPRHFSVIVIPGADMPAPRHALIRDLPVADIIDALPCVFYVIDQSGHLLLWNRQLEEALEMPSEDLPSTKVQYFFDEDERPVIIQKIMDAFEHGASSHEAELVGRHGKRTAFLFRCAHTSLGSLPCIAGTGLDISERKRSEHGMRVRERAMYASVNAILITCCEGVDNLIEYANPAFEQMTGYTLAEVKGRNPRFMRAEGCDVDEYRRIHDALARRTGVRSVLRNVRKNGEVFWNDLRIDPVFNAAGEVTHFVAVLHDVTEARLYERRLHHLAHHDPLTGLANRTLLQERLAGAIESSLAGGTLGAVAFIDLDNFKYINDSFGHDAGDAVLREVGARLLRNMREQDTVARVGGDEFVLVIGDQPGAAEVAELVERIRRSACAPVLAGSQEIVPGLSIGVSLFPLDGADADRVMRAADAAMYHAKALGKNNCQFYSTELNQAMHQHLLLEASLGRALGNREMQLGYQPKVDLRSGKVVGAEALLRWHHPEHGLMGPDRFIPVAEESGLIVPLGEWVIEEACRALRSLAALGAREFVISVNLSARQLRQRHFAQRLTETLARHEVDPRTLELEVTESQLMDQPLEAAAVLTQLKALGVRISIDDFGTGYSSLSHLQKFPVDVIKIDRSFLGGAGADSQDVITRAIIALGHSLKLKVIAEGVETREQLAFLRDHDCDQIQGYYFSPALAEDGLQRMVCDDTRLPD from the coding sequence ATGAACATCTCTCCCTTGCCCTTGGCCGTGTTCGTGGTCGACGCCGACGGCATCGTCACCAGCTGGAACAAGGCGTGCGAAAAGCTGGCCGGCTACGCCGCCGCCGAGATCCGCGGCCGGCCATTGGCGCGCCTGCTCGAATTCGACGAGGCGGACGCCGCGGCGCGCGACGCCGCGTTCACCGCCCATGCCGACTTCGACTGCGCCGCCCACATGGTGTGCGCCAATGGCGGCCTGCTGCCGGTGCGCGTGACGATCGCGCCGCAGGCGCTCGACCCCGACCTGCCGCGCCACTTCAGCGTGATCGTGATCCCGGGCGCGGACATGCCGGCGCCGCGCCATGCGCTGATCCGCGACCTGCCGGTGGCCGACATCATCGACGCCCTGCCCTGCGTGTTCTACGTGATCGACCAGAGCGGCCACCTGCTGCTGTGGAACCGCCAGCTCGAAGAAGCGCTGGAAATGCCCAGCGAAGACTTGCCGAGCACCAAAGTCCAGTACTTCTTCGACGAGGACGAGCGGCCGGTCATCATCCAGAAGATCATGGACGCCTTCGAGCACGGCGCCTCTTCGCACGAGGCGGAACTGGTGGGCCGGCACGGCAAGCGCACCGCCTTCCTGTTCCGCTGCGCGCACACCAGCCTGGGCAGCCTGCCCTGCATCGCCGGCACCGGCCTCGACATTTCCGAGCGCAAGCGCAGCGAGCACGGCATGCGGGTGCGCGAGCGCGCCATGTACGCCAGCGTGAACGCGATCCTGATCACCTGCTGCGAAGGCGTGGACAACCTGATCGAGTACGCCAATCCGGCCTTCGAGCAGATGACCGGCTACACGCTGGCCGAGGTCAAGGGCCGCAATCCGCGCTTCATGCGCGCCGAGGGCTGCGACGTCGACGAATACCGGCGCATCCACGACGCGCTGGCGCGCCGCACCGGGGTGCGCTCGGTGCTGCGCAACGTGCGCAAGAACGGCGAGGTGTTCTGGAACGACCTGCGCATCGACCCGGTGTTCAACGCCGCCGGCGAGGTCACGCATTTCGTCGCGGTGCTGCACGACGTCACCGAAGCCCGGCTCTACGAGCGCCGCCTGCACCACCTGGCGCACCACGATCCCCTCACCGGCCTGGCCAACCGCACGCTGCTGCAGGAACGCCTGGCGGGCGCCATCGAGTCCTCCCTGGCCGGCGGCACGCTGGGAGCAGTGGCCTTCATCGACCTCGACAACTTCAAGTACATCAACGACAGCTTCGGCCACGACGCCGGCGACGCCGTGCTGCGCGAGGTCGGCGCGCGCCTGCTGCGCAATATGCGCGAACAGGACACCGTGGCGCGCGTCGGCGGCGACGAGTTCGTGCTGGTGATCGGCGACCAGCCCGGCGCCGCCGAGGTGGCCGAGCTGGTCGAGCGCATCCGCCGCAGCGCGTGCGCGCCGGTGCTGGCGGGCAGCCAGGAAATCGTGCCGGGCCTGAGCATCGGCGTCAGCCTGTTTCCGCTCGACGGCGCCGATGCCGACCGCGTCATGCGCGCCGCCGACGCCGCCATGTACCACGCCAAGGCGCTGGGCAAGAACAATTGCCAGTTCTATTCGACGGAACTGAACCAGGCGATGCACCAGCACCTGCTGCTGGAAGCCAGCCTGGGACGCGCGCTCGGCAACCGCGAGATGCAGCTCGGTTACCAGCCGAAGGTCGACCTGCGCAGCGGCAAGGTGGTGGGCGCCGAGGCGCTGCTGCGCTGGCACCATCCCGAGCACGGGCTGATGGGACCGGACCGCTTCATCCCGGTGGCCGAGGAAAGCGGCCTGATCGTTCCGCTGGGCGAGTGGGTGATCGAGGAAGCCTGCCGCGCGCTCCGGTCGCTGGCGGCGCTGGGCGCGCGCGAGTTCGTGATCTCGGTGAACCTGTCGGCGCGCCAGCTGCGCCAGCGCCATTTTGCGCAGCGCCTGACCGAGACCCTGGCGCGCCACGAAGTCGATCCGCGCACCCTCGAACTGGAAGTGACCGAAAGCCAGCTGATGGACCAGCCGCTGGAGGCGGCGGCGGTGCTGACGCAATTGAAGGCGCTCGGGGTGCGCATCTCGATCGACGACTTCGGCACCGGCTATTCGAGCCTGAGCCACCTGCAGAAATTCCCGGTGGACGTGATCAAGATCGACCGCTCCTTCCTGGGCGGCGCCGGCGCCGACAGCCAGGACGTGATCACCCGCGCCATCATCGCCCTCGGCCACAGCCTGAAACTGAAGGTGATCGCCGAAGGCGTCGAGACGCGCGAGCAGCTCGCCTTCCTGCGCGACCACGACTGCGACCAGATCCAGGGCTACTATTTCAGTCCGGCGCTGGCCGAGGACGGGCTGCAGCGCATGGTGTGCGACGACACGCGCCTGCCGGACTGA